From Astyanax mexicanus isolate ESR-SI-001 chromosome 11, AstMex3_surface, whole genome shotgun sequence, the proteins below share one genomic window:
- the zc3h15 gene encoding zinc finger CCCH domain-containing protein 15: MPPKKPAPATGSKKTQEKKKEKIIEDKTFGLKNKKGAKQQKFIKTVTQQVKYGQQNPRQAAEADKSKKTDKKKELSELNELFKPVVAAQKVSKGVDPKSVLCAFFKQGQCTKGDKCKFSHDLSLERKGEKRSLYVDGRDEDLEKDTMENWDEKKLEEVVKKKHGEEEKKKAKTQIVCRYFLDAIENNKYGWFWVCPGGGDNCMYRHALPAGFVLKKDKKKEEDEEEHISLEELIENERSALGPNVTRITLETFLAWKKRKRQEKLAKAEQDMERKKADFKAGRSFGVSGREVFEFRPELVDDDDEEAVDTKYNGEENDDELCEEVNEETEFQDIDIARFVPKEVDNTGITVAAADRFTSRVPPTRETDDYKLSEASGGAENGEHSEDQTLGEDGECAEEEEESEAVPVDENLFTGEDLDELEDELNTLDLEE, from the exons ATGCCTCCAAAGAAACCCGCTCCAGCCACAGGCAGCAAAAAGAcccaggagaagaagaaggagaagattATTGAG GATAAGACGTTTGGACTGAAGAACAAAAAGGGAGCCAAACAGCAGAAATTCATCAAAACAGTCACACAACAGGTTAAATATGGGCAGCAGAACCCACGGCAG GCGGCCGAAGCTGACAAGTCTAAGAAAACTGACAAGAAGAAAGAGCTTTCTGAGCTGAACGAGCTCTTTAAGCCTGTGGTGGCAGCGCAGAAAGTCAGCAAAG GTGTGGATCCGAAGTCAGTGCTATGTGCTTTCTTCAAACAAGGCCAGTGCACCAAAGGAGATAAGTGCAAGTTCTCCCACGACCTGAGTCTGGAGCGGAAGGGTGAGAAGCGCAGTCTGTACGTGGACGGCCGAGATGAAGATCTGGAGAAAG ATACCATGGAGAACTGGGATGAAAAGAAGCTGGAGGAAGTTGTGAAGAAAAAGCAcggagaggaggagaaaaagaaagcCAAAACTCAAATT GTCTGTAGGTATTTTCTCGATGCCATTGAAAACAACAAATACGGTTGGTTCTGGGTCTGTCCCGGCGGAGGGGACAACTGCATGTACCGCCACGCCCTGCCGGCGGGATTCGTCCTGAAGAAGGacaagaagaaggaggaggatgaagaggagcaTATCTCCCTCGAGGAGCTGATCGAGAATGAA CGATCTGCTCTGGGACCAAACGTCACTCGTATCACTCTGGAAACGTTCCTGGCgtggaagaagaggaagaggcagGAGAAGCTGGCTAAAGCTGAGCAGGACATGGAGAGGAAGAAGGCAGACTTTAAAGCAGGCCGATCGTTCGGA GTCAGTGGGCGCGAGGTGTTCGAGTTCAGGCCTGAGCTGGTTGATGATGACGATGAGGAAGCTGTCGACACCAAATACAATGGAGAGGAAAATGATGACGAGCTTTGTGAAGAG GTTAATGAGGAAACAGAGTTCCAGGACATCGACATCGCCAGGTTCGTTCCTAAAGAGGTGGACAACACGGGGATAACGGTGGCAGCAGCCGACAGGTTCACATCCCGCGTCCCGCCCACCAGAGAGACAGACG ACTACAAACTAAGCGAAGCTTCAGGAGGGGCGGAGAACGGAGAACACAGCGAGGACCAGACGCTGGGAGAGGACGGGGAGTgtgcggaggaggaggaggagtcggAGGCGGTGCCTGTGGACGAGAACCTGTTCACTGGAGAGGACCTGGACGAACTGGAGGACGAGCTGAACACACTGGACCTGGAGGAATAA